AAGAGCCCCTGCTTTCCCTCGTAAGGCGTATGCGGTATTAATCCGGATTTCTCCGGGCTATCCCCCACTACCGGGCAGATTCCTACGTGTTACGCACCCGTCCGCCGCTCGTCAGCAACTAGCAAGCTAGTTCTGTTACCGCTCGACTTGCATGTGTTAGGCCTGCCGCCAGCGTTCAATCTGAGCCATGATCAAACTCTTCAGTTTAAATCGTTTTGTTTAGTCATTCCCGAGGGAAGCTAAACTGCTCAATCTTACAATTAAACGTCACATTTATTTAACTCTCTGTGAGAGAGCTGAATTAACGAGTATGTTCGCTTGCTTGATCAGCATTTTTAAATCATTCAAAGTTCGCTCTCAAAAGAGAACTCGCTTTGTTGACTGATGCAATCGCACAAGCGCCCACACGAATTGTCTGATAACTTTTTAAAGAACAGGTTCAAACCAGAGTGTCTGAACCGCTGAATCGCTCGCTTCGTTGAAGCAGTGCTGATCAGCAAGGCCGCCTATCTTACCGTGGCGGCTTTCGTTGTCAAGCGATCATTTTCGTTGAAGAACTCTTCATGAAAACGAGATGCTTTCGAACTCGCCAACCGTTCAACGTTTCGTTTGAAGAACATTGAATGTCTTGGTCAGCGGCGGTGCATTCTAGCGAATCCGTTTTTGATGTCAACCTCTTAATGTTTAAGAAGAAAATCAAATTGTAGATTCGTGACTGAAACTTCAGATGGGCTTCGTTGAAGAAGTGCTTTGGAAGTGATCTCCCGATCAGTGGAGGCGTAGTATACGCAGTTATTAGCTTCTGCCTACCCTCGGTTTACACCTAATCGCCGACCTGCTCTAAAATAGAAAAAGCCCCGAGTGAATCAGGGCTTTATATAAAGAGTTGCTTCGTCGTTTATTTGCCAAGCTTTTTACGAATAGCCTGCAAGGTACGCAACTGAGCAGCCGCCTCGGCAAGTTGAGTAGCCGCACGAGAGTAATCGAACTCGCCGCTCTGGTTGGTTAACTCCTGCTCAGCCAACTTCTTGGCTTCTGCGGCTGCCGCTTCATCCATATCGTCAGCACGCAGAGCTGTGTCGGCCAGAACTTTCACCTGGGAAGGCTGTACTTCCAGAAAACCACCGGAGATATAGAAGACCTCTTCTTCTCCACCTTCTGCAATGAGGCGGATCGGGCCAGGGCTTAGTTCTGTTAACAGCGGAGTATGGCCGGGCGCTATGCCCAAATCCCCGAGAGAACCCGTGGCAACAACCATCTCAACCTGCCCGGAGAAAATCTCCTCCTCGGCACTAACGATGTCACAGTGAACTGTGCTCGCCATATTTTGTTACCTCTCTTAATGTTTATCTTCCTTCTTCTATATAGATAGAAGAAGGAAGATAAATCCGGGCTTTACATGGACTTGGCTTTCTCAACCGCTTCTTCAATAGAACCGACCATATAGAACGCTTGTTCAGGCAGGTTGTCGTATTCACCGTCGAGTATCCCTTTGAAAGCTCTGATCGTGTCTTTCAGAGATACATATTTACCGGGTGAACCGGTGAATACTTCCGCAACGAAGAAAGGCTGGGACAAGAAGCGTTCAATCTTACGCGCACGAGCAACGGTCAGTTTGTCTTCTTCAGACAGTTCATCCATACCCAGAATCGCGATAATGTCCTTCAGTTCCTTATAACGCTGTAGAACGGTTTGTACACCACGAGCCACTTCATAATGTTCCTGACCAATAACCAATGGATCAAGCTGGCGGGAAGTGGAGTCCAGTGGATCAATCGCAGGATAAATACCTTTGGATGCGATATCACGACTCAGTACCACCGTGGCGTCAAGGTGGGAGAATGTGGTTGCAGGTGATGGGTCAGTCAAGTCATCTGCCGGTACATACACCGCCTGAATCGAAGTGATGGAACCCGTTTTAGTAGACGTAATACGTTCCTGAAGTACACCCATCTCTTCAGCCAGTGTAGGCTGATAACCTACCGCTGAAGGCATACGTCCCAGCAGTGCAGATACTTCTGTACCCGCCAATGTGTAGCGATAGATGTTGTCGATGAACAGCAATACATCACGACCTTCATCACGGAATTTTTCCGCCATGGTAAGACCGGTCAAAGCAACACGCAGACGGTTACCCGGCGGCTCATTCATCTGACCGTAAACCAGCGATACCTTATCGATTACATTGGAGTCGGTCATTTCATGATAGAAGTCATTACCTTCACGGGTACGCTCACCAACACCGGCAAAGACTGAGAAGCCGGAATGCTCAATCGCAATGTTCCGGATCAGCTCCATCATGTTAACGGTTTTACCAACACCCGCACCGCCAAACAGGCCGACTTTACCACCCTTGGCGAATGGGCAGACCAGGTCGATAACTTTGATACCTGTTTCCAGCAATTCATTAGACGCAGACTGATCAGCATAGTTCGGAGCTTTGCGATGAATCGATGCACGCTCCTGCTCGCCAATCGGACCTTTTTCATCGATCGGATCACCCAGAACGTCCATGATACGCCCCAGAGTTTCCTTACCAACAGGTACCTGAATAGGCGCTCCGGTGTTATTTACAGCCAGCCCACGGGAAACCCCTTCAGTTGAACCCATGGCAATGGAACGAACCACGCCATCACCCAATTGTTGCTGAACTTCCAGAACAAGACTTTTGTCGTCTACTGTCAAGGCATCATACACTTTGGGAACACTTTCCCTTGGAAATTCGACGTCAATGACGGCGCCGATTATTTGTACGATACGACCGCTACTCATAACCTACCCTCTACCTTTTTCTTTTTTACAGCCGTGCACTGCAAGCTGCAGTGCTTTAAACGGCCGCGGCGCCGCTTACGATTTCTGACAATTCCTGTGTGATCGCTGCCTGACGAGCCTTGTTATAAACCAGCTGCAAATCATCAATCAGGTTTCCGGCGTTATCTGTTGCACTCTTCATGGCAACCATTCGTGCCGCCTGCTCACAGGCATTATTCTCTACTACCGCCTGAAACACCTGAGACTCGATATAACGCACCAACAAACCATCCAGCAAATCCTTAGCATCTGGCTCATAGATATAGTCCCAAGGCTTATTCAGCGAATCATCGTCATCTGCAACCAGAGGCAGCAACTGCAATGACGTCGGCTTTTGTGTCATGGTGTTCACAAATTCACTGTGCACCACGTACAACCGATCAATCTTGCCTTCTTCATAGCTGTCGAGCATGACCTTCACACCGCCAATGAGATCCGCAATATTCGGGGCATCACCAATATGAGTCATGGCGGCAACGACGTTACCACCGTAGCTACGAAAGAATGAGACTGCTTTGCTGCCTATCAGACAAAGATCAATCTCAACACCTTTGTCTTTCCAGCCAACCATTTCAGAGACAGCTTTCTTAAACAGATTGATGTTAAGACCACCACACAAACCACGATCCGTAGAAACGATAATAAAACCAACCCGTTTCACTTCCCGCTCAAACATATAAGTGTGCTTGTACTCGGCATTAGCATGAGCAACATGTCCGACAACCTGACGGATGCGTTCAGCATAAGGACGACTGGTTTCACGCCGATCCTGAGCTTTACGCATTTTGCTCGCTGCCACCATTTCCATGGCGCT
Above is a window of Endozoicomonas montiporae CL-33 DNA encoding:
- the atpG gene encoding F0F1 ATP synthase subunit gamma, which encodes MAGAKEIRTQISSIKSTQKITSAMEMVAASKMRKAQDRRETSRPYAERIRQVVGHVAHANAEYKHTYMFEREVKRVGFIIVSTDRGLCGGLNINLFKKAVSEMVGWKDKGVEIDLCLIGSKAVSFFRSYGGNVVAAMTHIGDAPNIADLIGGVKVMLDSYEEGKIDRLYVVHSEFVNTMTQKPTSLQLLPLVADDDDSLNKPWDYIYEPDAKDLLDGLLVRYIESQVFQAVVENNACEQAARMVAMKSATDNAGNLIDDLQLVYNKARQAAITQELSEIVSGAAAV
- a CDS encoding F0F1 ATP synthase subunit epsilon → MASTVHCDIVSAEEEIFSGQVEMVVATGSLGDLGIAPGHTPLLTELSPGPIRLIAEGGEEEVFYISGGFLEVQPSQVKVLADTALRADDMDEAAAAEAKKLAEQELTNQSGEFDYSRAATQLAEAAAQLRTLQAIRKKLGK
- the atpD gene encoding F0F1 ATP synthase subunit beta, translated to MSSGRIVQIIGAVIDVEFPRESVPKVYDALTVDDKSLVLEVQQQLGDGVVRSIAMGSTEGVSRGLAVNNTGAPIQVPVGKETLGRIMDVLGDPIDEKGPIGEQERASIHRKAPNYADQSASNELLETGIKVIDLVCPFAKGGKVGLFGGAGVGKTVNMMELIRNIAIEHSGFSVFAGVGERTREGNDFYHEMTDSNVIDKVSLVYGQMNEPPGNRLRVALTGLTMAEKFRDEGRDVLLFIDNIYRYTLAGTEVSALLGRMPSAVGYQPTLAEEMGVLQERITSTKTGSITSIQAVYVPADDLTDPSPATTFSHLDATVVLSRDIASKGIYPAIDPLDSTSRQLDPLVIGQEHYEVARGVQTVLQRYKELKDIIAILGMDELSEEDKLTVARARKIERFLSQPFFVAEVFTGSPGKYVSLKDTIRAFKGILDGEYDNLPEQAFYMVGSIEEAVEKAKSM